GTTCGTAGTAGTTGGTCCAGTGGTTTGAGATCACTTCGTTCAGCTTTGAGAGTCTGTCTGAGGCCCATTTCTTCAGTCTTTCGGGCAGGTGTGAGCCTCTGAGCTTTCTGTACAGCGAGTCGTAACGCCAGAGTCTTTCTTTGTAGGCCTTGAGAAAGCTCTCGAGTGAGTCTATGCCGCCGAGGTCTTCATCTTGAAGAAGAGGTTCGAGACTTGCGAGTTCTTCCCAGTAGATACCGGCCTCTCTGTCCTGTTCTCTTTTCTTGCGTTTCCCGGTGCGCTCTTTTGCAAAAGCTATGACTTCCTCCGCATCTTCCCCATTCAAAAGGGCGTCTATCCTTCTTTCGTACAGCTCAAGCTCTATGGAAACAAACGGGTGTTTGTAGTCGCGCTCGAAGGTGTCTATGTTTTTCAGAAGTTCGTCTTTATGGCTCTTTTCAAATCTCTCCGCGTGCAAATGTATGCTGTCTGAGTATGTGCTAGAGTCTGCCCATTCGTTGTAGTAGTCGAAAAGTTCGTCGCCCGGTCTGCTCTTGTAGGAGGATTGGAGTATCTTCTCGCCTATCTGCGTCGATGCCTCTTCCGGTGATGACGATGCCACGAGTTTAAGGCCGAAGGTAGTGTTTGCAAAGTGTATGAATACAAACTCTCGCTCCGCTTGAGTGAGGCTCTCCGCATAAACGCTGTTATTAAGGAGTTCCCAAAGGCTTGCCCTCAATACTTTGCTTATATTCTCCACACCGCGTGCCTTGAGGTCTTTCCACCAGTCTTCGTCTTTGGACAGACCGTACCTGACAAGGGAGACGAGGAAGTCTTTTTTGAAGTCTTTCCGGTCGATCCTCAATTCACTCAACAGGTTTATGGCCGAGACTAGCTCTCCGTTTCCCCTGTCCCAGTATTCGGCGAGGAAGACGAGGTCTTTCTCGGACCTGTTGGCTATGTAAATGAGGACTTTTCTACCCGATTGTGCAAGGCTCTCGGCCTCGAGCATAGTGAGGTACTCCCTGTCCATATCCGTCAGGGTCAGGCAGTGCCAGCCCCTGTCCTCGAAGTATGAGAGGCTCTCTCCAAGTAAGAGATCGGAGTCTTTAAGGACGACGGGTATGGAATCGTCCAGTCTCTCGAGTCTAGCCAGTACGGTATTAAGTAAGTGCATAGTGTTACCACTCCACTTTCAGCATTTTATCCACCAGCTTTGTGCTGAGGGGGTTGTATTTGAGCAGGCCCTTCTTCTGGAGGGGCGCTATGTTTTTGGCCACTCCTCCGTCTATCTCGGGGAGGTAACAACCGTCAGAGAGTTCGTCAAGCGAGATCGCCAGTCTCTCGAGCTCTTCCATCCTCTCCATTAGCTTTGCCCTCTTCTTCTCGTCGGTCTCGGTGGCGAGCGTGTTCTCCAGTGTCATTTTGACGTGGCTCAAATATTTGGATTTCAGGAGGAGCATTCTGTCGTAGCACCATATGTGATGCAGCACAAAGAAGTTTACGCTGCCTTTGTCGGACACCAGATGCCATATTATTGGCCTGTTCATAAACCGCTTCGAGTGGTCTTTGAAGAAGTCTTTTAGCAGGTATTCCTCCAGTTTCTTGCCCAGCAGGTTTTCTACTTCGTTATACGTGTCTCCAATGCCGAGAGCGCGCCATTTCTTCACTATTCTTGTGGGCAGTGAGGGCTCGGCACTGTCTGTTGACAGTGATACTATCCCGTCGTTGTCCTCGCGCAGTATATCCAGTGTGAGCGCCTGTATGTGCTCGGAAAGTACGTCCTTTACGGCTTCTTCGGGTAGGGCGTCAATTTTCGACAGCTCTTCGGCTACGGTAACTGGACTGACTTTAAGCGCGCCGGCGAGCTCTTCGACGATCCCGAACTCCATCCCCGTTATGGCCTCGCTTTTGCCCGAACCCCTGTCGTGCCTGTGCTTGAGATAGAGTTTTCTGAGTTTCTCCCTCTCTTTTTCGGTCAGTTCGCGCCGGGGATATGCACCGACGGGTATGCCTTCCGATTCAAGGACCTCGAGAACGGCAGCGTAGAGGTCAGAAGAGCCGTCCTGCGTCCTTCGTCCCAGATCGTGGACCCGTCCTTCGTTAAGAGCAGAAGGCGCATCTTCCGTGAGCGACCCCAAGAGCCCGGATTGTGTAATCACATCTGAAAGTGTCAGGTCTTCGGGCAGGAGTCCATACAGTTTGAAGACGAGTTCGTCGTTCACCGCTTCGTTTATAAGAAGTCTCGCCTCGAGCTCAGCCTTATGGATGAAGAACTTCTTCAGGGCGTCTTTTACCCTCACTTGCCCGCCCTCTTCTCTTAATTCTTTCAGTCCCCAGCTCAATGGGTCGTGTTTGAAGTCGCGTTCCATAACGTGGAAGCTGTACAGCTCTTTCTTTAGCTCTATGCAGTCCCGAGCGAGAGAGGAGAGAGTAACCGAGTTGAGCGTGGAGAGTGGAGAGTGGGACGAGAGACCGCCGAGAAGGTCACGGATTTCGGCAGCGCTTATGGCTTTACTCCCGAGGGTTGATGGTTCGGGAATTGGTATGGTTTTCAAGTCTCCAACTTGGAAGTCAAC
This portion of the Mesotoga infera genome encodes:
- a CDS encoding PglZ domain-containing protein; this translates as MHLLNTVLARLERLDDSIPVVLKDSDLLLGESLSYFEDRGWHCLTLTDMDREYLTMLEAESLAQSGRKVLIYIANRSEKDLVFLAEYWDRGNGELVSAINLLSELRIDRKDFKKDFLVSLVRYGLSKDEDWWKDLKARGVENISKVLRASLWELLNNSVYAESLTQAEREFVFIHFANTTFGLKLVASSSPEEASTQIGEKILQSSYKSRPGDELFDYYNEWADSSTYSDSIHLHAERFEKSHKDELLKNIDTFERDYKHPFVSIELELYERRIDALLNGEDAEEVIAFAKERTGKRKKREQDREAGIYWEELASLEPLLQDEDLGGIDSLESFLKAYKERLWRYDSLYRKLRGSHLPERLKKWASDRLSKLNEVISNHWTNYYEPSIEPQQAGLLRRILTGEGKKAVIVVDALRYELARDLKLKREVKTEYDPVLAATPTETPVGMGALYSSGHIEKSLKDRRVIIRDKETGRILDNVTSREENLKELVPGVEIVEMGTRLPEAEKIVIKTRDIDSMGHDDLIKFYDGIIADLSELADGLLKRGYEVHFTSDHGFYLPLEGEKVKQDGTGSYSAGVRYSLNSVKPEEGKYEQAGSSFVLYAGSGNVFKDYGGHFWHGGITHQEVIIPHLVITPIKGKKRWRVEIGNKDRLKTVQKDRFDILLFPEKDLFGSAPRVYIQCLDERIELDEPVEDETRQTLKIAAKSGDTFKIEIRDLEDGALLDWVECKYLPTRERLF